The following are encoded in a window of Brachyhypopomus gauderio isolate BG-103 chromosome 18, BGAUD_0.2, whole genome shotgun sequence genomic DNA:
- the LOC143482218 gene encoding ribonuclease inhibitor-like, with product MGVKQLSALLEGLHCKLEKLHLYKCSITEEGCAALCSALRSNASSHLRELNLNYNKPGDSGVKQLSALLEYPHCKLKTLHLSGCRITEEGCAALCSALRSNPSSHLRELNLNYNKPGDSGVKQLSALLEDSHCALEKLHLSDCNIREEGCVALASALRSNPSSHLRELNLNYNEPGDSGVKQLSALLEDPHCTLEKLDLSNCRIREEGCAALCSALRSNPSSHLRELNLNYNKPGLKQKKQRSTL from the exons Atgggagtgaagcagctctctgctctactggagggtctgcactgtaaactggagaaactaca CCTGTATAaatgcagtattacagaggaaggctgtgctgctctgtgttcagctctgaggtcaaatgcttcttcacacctgagagagctgaatctgaattacaataaaccaggagactcaggagtgaagcagctctctgctctactggagtacccacactgtaaactgaagacactaca tctgtctggcTGCAGGATTACAGaagaaggctgtgctgctctgtgttcagctctgaggtcaaatccgtcatcacacctgagagagctgaatctgaactacaataaaccaggagactcaggagtgaagcagctctctgctctactggaggattcACACTGTGCACTGGAGAAGCTACA tctgtctgactgcaatattagagaggaaggctgtgttgctctggcttcagctctgaggtcaaacccctcatcacacctgagagagctgaatctgaactacaatgaaccaggagactcaggagtgaagcagctctctgctctactggaggatccacactgtacactggagaaactaga tctgtctaactgcaggattagagaggaaggctgtgctgctctgtgttcagctctgaggtcaaacccctcatcacacctgagagagctgaatctgaactacAATAAACCAGGATTAAAACAGAAGAAACAGAGATCCACACTCTGA